Proteins from a single region of Anaerolineae bacterium:
- a CDS encoding c-type cytochrome — translation MAKRALITVLVALVVLGGTVVLAHGDGDPAHGAALYAENCLACHGPDGQGRGTHEAFSAAIQYDSDFETVVARGVAGSRYMFAWGQEYGGPLSAEDILDLRAYVQTWQEGAPEPLPEPGESADPGAALYAANCAACHGPQGQGRSLTGFPAIGQYADVLTIARRGKSSSAMPPFAEAYGGPLSEADLSAIAAYSRTWERPAPMIVAAENSPQGAGMLILLIGLGSIGIVGLWALTARPND, via the coding sequence ATGGCGAAACGTGCGCTGATCACGGTGCTTGTGGCGCTGGTAGTGCTGGGCGGGACGGTAGTGCTGGCTCATGGCGACGGCGACCCGGCGCACGGGGCGGCCCTCTATGCGGAGAATTGCCTGGCCTGTCACGGTCCCGACGGCCAGGGCCGGGGAACGCATGAGGCCTTCAGCGCTGCCATTCAATATGACTCTGACTTCGAAACGGTGGTGGCTCGTGGTGTGGCTGGCAGCCGGTACATGTTTGCCTGGGGACAGGAGTACGGTGGCCCGCTGAGCGCCGAAGACATCCTTGATCTGCGCGCCTATGTCCAGACATGGCAGGAGGGCGCGCCAGAACCGCTGCCTGAGCCGGGAGAGTCCGCCGATCCGGGGGCGGCGCTGTATGCCGCCAACTGCGCTGCCTGTCATGGGCCGCAGGGGCAGGGGCGTTCGCTGACGGGGTTCCCGGCAATCGGCCAGTACGCAGATGTGTTGACAATTGCCCGGCGCGGTAAGTCCAGCTCAGCGATGCCGCCGTTTGCCGAAGCCTATGGCGGCCCGCTTTCCGAGGCCGACCTGAGCGCGATTGCCGCTTACAGCCGGACATGGGAACGGCCCGCGCCGATGATCGTGGCGGCGGAGAACAGCCCGCAGGGCGCCGGGATGCTGATCCTGTTGATCGGCCTGGGATCGATCGGTATCGTGGGGCTGTGGGCGCTGACGGCCAGGCCTAACGACTGA
- a CDS encoding cytochrome c, with the protein MKIETRIVLGTAFFLGLLLIVGWVALNEEGRMAEFTVQYEARSLERGATIYESNCSACHGAFGQGSGRAPALNNPRLFNGERLQEMKWAGGLYAYVENAISAGRPASVAYWPEAMPTWGQQYGGPLRTDQIRDVTRFVLNWESSALDEQNPPEVLQDFILPGIREEGDLQIMASGQPVGTDLAALELPVGDPVRGERLYNSNELGCSSCHMGGVIAPSTEGTVTRAEQRIATVAALANYTVEQYLIESILVPNAYLVPNEGSKVYATGGISIMQQNYSDRIDAQDLADLVAYLLTQG; encoded by the coding sequence ATGAAAATTGAGACACGAATTGTCCTGGGAACGGCGTTCTTTTTGGGCCTGCTCCTGATCGTGGGCTGGGTTGCCCTGAACGAGGAAGGTCGCATGGCAGAGTTTACCGTCCAGTACGAGGCGCGCTCGCTGGAACGTGGTGCGACGATCTACGAGTCAAACTGCTCTGCCTGCCACGGGGCTTTTGGACAGGGCAGCGGTCGCGCCCCGGCCCTCAATAACCCGCGCCTGTTCAACGGTGAGCGCCTGCAGGAGATGAAGTGGGCCGGCGGCCTGTACGCCTATGTAGAAAATGCCATCTCTGCCGGTCGGCCTGCCAGCGTGGCCTACTGGCCGGAAGCGATGCCAACCTGGGGCCAGCAGTATGGCGGCCCGCTGCGCACTGACCAGATCCGCGATGTCACCCGCTTTGTGCTGAACTGGGAATCTTCGGCGCTGGATGAGCAGAATCCCCCTGAAGTCTTGCAGGACTTCATCCTGCCCGGCATCCGTGAGGAAGGCGACCTGCAGATCATGGCCTCTGGGCAGCCGGTAGGAACTGACCTGGCCGCGCTGGAATTGCCGGTCGGCGATCCGGTTCGTGGGGAGAGACTCTACAACTCCAACGAACTGGGTTGTTCCAGCTGTCACATGGGTGGCGTGATTGCACCGTCGACCGAAGGCACGGTGACCCGCGCTGAACAGCGGATTGCCACCGTGGCGGCGCTGGCGAACTATACGGTTGAGCAATACCTGATCGAGAGCATCCTGGTGCCGAACGCTTATCTGGTGCCCAATGAGGGTAGCAAGGTCTATGCGACTGGCGGCATCAGCATCATGCAGCAGAACTATAGCGATCGGATTGATGCTCAGGACCTGGCTGATCTGGTGGCCTATTTGCTGACGCAGGGCTGA
- a CDS encoding MBL fold metallo-hydrolase, protein MRITFHGAAGTVTGSQHLLEVNGHRILLDCGLFQGKRKEAFEHNRQTPYDARTIDTIILSHAHIDHSGNIPTLARRGFDGQILCTAATRDLCAAMLMDSATIQERDVEYVNRKRLRQGKNPFEPLYTPDDVAEAMGHFTGCAYNRAYAVAPGVTMTLVDAGHMLGSASVILDIEEHGNGRKLRLVFSGDIGRPGIPIIRDPVPITSGADILIMESTYGGRRHEAAGDTEAAFKRIVLETWERRGVIIIPAFAVGRTQQIVYLLHQLYTNGELPRMPIYVDSPLATNVTEVYRLHPEVYDRETREFLQRDDDGNPFGFNLLQYTRSVDESKRLNDLDEPMIIISASGMMEAGRVLHHLHNRIEDPRTTILIVGWQAPDTLGRRIMERQPIVNIFGEPHHLRARVEVLEGFSGHADHQELLDWARAMQRRPARTFLVHGEPEASEALAAALRQKVGFDRIDIPAPQQVFEV, encoded by the coding sequence ATGCGAATCACATTCCACGGCGCAGCGGGGACGGTCACCGGCTCGCAGCATCTACTTGAAGTCAATGGCCACCGCATCCTGCTGGACTGCGGTCTATTCCAGGGTAAGCGCAAGGAAGCCTTTGAACATAACCGCCAGACACCCTATGACGCCCGCACAATCGACACAATCATCCTCTCCCACGCTCACATCGACCATTCAGGCAACATCCCCACGCTGGCCCGACGCGGTTTTGACGGGCAGATCCTGTGCACCGCCGCCACCCGCGACCTGTGCGCCGCCATGCTGATGGATAGCGCCACCATCCAGGAGCGCGATGTCGAGTATGTTAATCGTAAGCGGCTGCGCCAGGGCAAGAACCCCTTTGAACCGCTATACACGCCGGATGATGTGGCCGAGGCAATGGGGCACTTCACCGGCTGCGCCTACAACCGGGCCTATGCTGTCGCTCCCGGCGTGACGATGACACTGGTCGATGCCGGGCACATGCTGGGCAGCGCCAGTGTTATCCTGGACATCGAAGAGCACGGCAACGGGCGAAAGCTGCGGCTGGTCTTCAGTGGCGACATCGGACGACCCGGCATCCCGATCATTCGCGATCCGGTGCCGATCACCTCCGGCGCCGATATCCTGATCATGGAAAGCACCTATGGTGGCCGCCGGCATGAGGCTGCCGGCGACACTGAAGCCGCCTTCAAGCGCATTGTGCTCGAGACCTGGGAGCGACGCGGCGTGATCATCATCCCGGCCTTCGCCGTTGGCCGCACACAGCAGATCGTCTACCTGCTGCACCAGCTATATACCAATGGTGAATTGCCCCGCATGCCCATCTACGTTGACAGCCCGCTCGCGACCAATGTCACGGAAGTTTACCGCCTGCACCCCGAAGTCTATGACCGCGAAACCCGCGAATTCCTGCAGCGCGATGATGACGGAAACCCCTTCGGCTTCAATCTGCTCCAGTACACCCGGTCGGTCGATGAGTCCAAGCGCCTCAACGATCTTGACGAGCCGATGATCATCATCAGCGCCAGCGGTATGATGGAAGCCGGGCGCGTGCTGCACCACCTGCACAACCGCATTGAAGACCCGCGTACCACTATCCTGATCGTCGGCTGGCAGGCGCCGGATACGCTGGGCCGCCGGATTATGGAGCGCCAGCCGATCGTGAATATCTTTGGGGAACCGCACCATCTCCGGGCGCGCGTCGAGGTGCTGGAGGGTTTCAGCGGCCATGCCGATCATCAAGAGCTGCTGGACTGGGCGCGCGCCATGCAGCGCCGCCCGGCGCGCACATTTCTGGTTCACGGCGAACCAGAAGCCTCGGAAGCCCTGGCCGCCGCGCTGCGCCAGAAAGTCGGCTTCGACCGGATCGACATCCCTGCCCCGCAGCAGGTGTTTGAGGTCTAA
- a CDS encoding magnesium transporter CorA family protein, whose amino-acid sequence MATSTLTHGRVTWTNITAVNEQDIKLLRAQHPNFHPLDLEDLLSRIERPKIDEYDDYLFVVMQFPVWDPAHRVSRAAEVDLFIGEGFLVTVHEGVLKPLNTLFAQCQNDPSLRQKLMGRGASRLFYAVIDSLVDYILPILYKVDANIRAVEENLFTENLRQVIEDITLLRRDIIALRRIIRPQIAIVANLEKVDRAFIHEELDVYFGDIVDHLQKASDLLADHDEVIAVLANSADTLASHRINEVIRILTVISVIMLPLTLISSVYGMNVDLPHDENPYAFIEIILLMGLIMVAMLTFFKRKKWL is encoded by the coding sequence ATGGCAACCAGCACGCTCACTCACGGCCGGGTCACCTGGACAAACATCACTGCTGTCAACGAACAGGACATCAAACTCCTGCGCGCCCAGCATCCCAATTTCCACCCCCTCGACCTGGAAGACCTGCTCAGCCGGATTGAGCGTCCCAAGATCGACGAATATGACGATTACCTGTTTGTTGTGATGCAGTTCCCGGTCTGGGACCCTGCTCACCGTGTCAGCCGGGCAGCGGAAGTCGACCTGTTCATCGGGGAAGGCTTCCTGGTCACCGTCCATGAAGGCGTGCTCAAACCGCTAAATACGCTCTTTGCCCAGTGCCAGAACGACCCCAGCCTGCGCCAGAAACTGATGGGCAGGGGCGCCAGCCGTCTGTTCTACGCCGTGATCGACTCGCTGGTGGACTATATCCTGCCCATCCTCTACAAGGTTGACGCCAACATCCGCGCGGTAGAGGAGAATCTTTTCACGGAAAATCTCCGCCAGGTGATCGAGGATATCACCCTGCTACGGCGCGACATCATCGCCCTGCGCCGTATCATCCGCCCGCAGATCGCCATCGTCGCCAACCTGGAAAAGGTCGACCGCGCTTTTATCCACGAAGAGCTGGATGTCTATTTTGGCGACATTGTCGACCATCTGCAAAAGGCCTCCGACCTGCTGGCCGACCACGACGAGGTGATTGCCGTCCTGGCCAACAGCGCTGACACGCTGGCCAGCCATCGCATCAACGAAGTCATCCGCATTCTGACGGTCATCTCTGTGATCATGCTGCCGCTGACCCTGATCAGCAGCGTGTATGGGATGAACGTTGACCTGCCTCACGACGAAAATCCGTACGCCTTCATCGAAATCATCCTCCTGATGGGGTTGATCATGGTGGCGATGTTGACCTTTTTCAAACGCAAGAAGTGGTTATGA
- a CDS encoding ribonuclease D: MNQLPPATMITSTASLVAHVDRWAGESLLAIDTESNSLHAYHEQVCLIQVSTRQADFIIDPLRIENLDALGRLLADPAIEIVFHAAEYDIMCLKRDFGFSFARLFDTMLAARICGVKRLGLASMLEEHFGIQANKKYQRANWGERPLTPEMLQYAQLDTHFLPQLHDYWQARLVQEGRWEEASESFARLCDIPPAQSEFDPEGYWRLNGAFTLPPRQIAALRELYLWREETARQRDCPPFKIMSDKTLLELAQSDAQRLQDLHGVSGMTDGQVRRYGPVILATIRRSQKKEPPRRPPAPPRPSDMVVARFEALHDWRKARAQQRGVESDVIISRDALWALARLAPRTVAEMAQIPELGAFKSQVYGEEILQVLARVGQGNGRS, from the coding sequence ATGAACCAACTCCCTCCGGCTACAATGATCACCAGCACGGCCAGCCTGGTCGCCCATGTTGACCGCTGGGCGGGCGAATCGCTCCTGGCCATAGACACCGAATCCAACAGCCTGCACGCCTATCACGAGCAGGTCTGCCTGATCCAGGTCTCCACGCGCCAGGCCGATTTCATCATTGACCCGTTGCGCATCGAAAACCTGGATGCACTGGGCCGCCTGCTGGCCGACCCGGCGATCGAGATCGTCTTTCATGCCGCCGAATACGACATCATGTGCCTCAAGCGCGACTTTGGCTTCAGCTTCGCCCGGCTGTTTGACACGATGCTGGCGGCGCGTATTTGCGGGGTCAAGCGCCTGGGCCTGGCCAGCATGCTGGAAGAGCACTTTGGCATCCAGGCCAACAAGAAATACCAGCGCGCCAACTGGGGTGAACGCCCGCTAACACCAGAGATGCTGCAGTACGCCCAGCTGGACACCCACTTTCTGCCGCAATTACATGATTACTGGCAGGCGCGCCTCGTTCAGGAAGGCCGGTGGGAAGAAGCCAGCGAGAGCTTCGCCAGACTGTGTGATATCCCGCCCGCCCAGAGCGAGTTTGATCCGGAAGGCTACTGGCGGCTCAACGGCGCCTTTACCCTGCCGCCCCGTCAGATCGCCGCCCTGCGCGAATTGTACCTGTGGCGGGAGGAAACCGCCCGCCAGCGTGATTGTCCGCCGTTCAAGATCATGAGCGACAAAACTCTGCTGGAGCTGGCCCAGAGCGACGCCCAGCGTCTTCAGGACCTGCACGGCGTCTCCGGCATGACCGATGGCCAGGTGCGGCGCTATGGTCCGGTCATCCTGGCTACCATCCGGCGCAGCCAGAAGAAAGAGCCGCCCCGCCGCCCGCCTGCCCCGCCTCGCCCATCCGATATGGTGGTAGCCCGCTTTGAGGCACTGCACGACTGGCGCAAGGCGCGCGCTCAGCAGCGCGGCGTCGAATCGGATGTCATCATCTCGCGGGATGCGCTATGGGCGCTGGCCCGCCTGGCTCCGCGCACGGTGGCGGAGATGGCCCAGATTCCGGAACTGGGGGCGTTTAAGTCGCAGGTATACGGGGAGGAAATCCTGCAGGTGCTGGCGCGTGTTGGCCAGGGCAACGGCCGGTCATAA
- a CDS encoding cytochrome c maturation protein CcmE, with protein MAQTTTSWEKTGGTTAAVQTGRNGRFLIGGVLILVAIAFLIGYGTLNNAQYFITVDELLTRPELVGKTVRVSGAVIGDTISYEASTLTIRFTIVHIPAQTDNLALTLHEAVNNPAASRLNVVVENEPMPDLLQNEAQAILTGRLGEDGVFYADELLLKCPTRYEEALPEQVQEASAN; from the coding sequence GTGGCGCAGACGACAACATCCTGGGAGAAGACCGGCGGCACGACCGCAGCTGTTCAGACCGGCCGCAATGGGCGCTTTCTGATCGGGGGCGTGCTTATCCTGGTGGCCATCGCGTTCCTGATCGGCTATGGTACGTTGAACAATGCCCAGTACTTCATCACGGTGGACGAATTGCTGACCCGCCCCGAACTGGTCGGGAAGACGGTGCGCGTCTCCGGGGCTGTGATCGGCGACACGATCAGCTACGAAGCCAGCACGCTGACCATCCGCTTCACGATTGTGCATATACCCGCGCAGACGGATAACTTGGCTCTGACGCTGCATGAGGCAGTCAATAACCCGGCGGCCAGCCGGTTGAATGTAGTTGTGGAAAACGAGCCGATGCCGGACCTGCTGCAGAATGAAGCGCAGGCGATTCTGACCGGTCGGCTGGGCGAGGACGGCGTCTTCTACGCCGATGAGTTGCTGCTCAAATGCCCGACCCGCTATGAAGAAGCCCTGCCGGAACAGGTTCAGGAAGCCAGCGCCAACTAA
- a CDS encoding Rieske 2Fe-2S domain-containing protein: MTTETVEKPAARAARAQKVEEAVDSSGINRREFLFYIWGASMVMLMGGSAGMLLWYLLPRFRAGEFGGDFLVPGAQMPPLGSAPQDNPQGRFWFTHTENGIAALYKVCTHLGCLFKWVGTNDRFECPCHGSKFEASGLYIEGPAPRSLDRFEITVVMQDGSTVESDANGLVKLENPAQVREFIVHTGRRIQGLPAGQEYA; the protein is encoded by the coding sequence ATGACCACTGAGACCGTGGAAAAGCCGGCTGCCCGTGCCGCACGGGCGCAGAAAGTGGAAGAAGCGGTCGACAGCAGCGGGATCAACCGCCGCGAGTTTTTGTTCTATATCTGGGGCGCGTCCATGGTGATGCTGATGGGCGGCTCCGCCGGTATGTTGCTCTGGTACCTGCTGCCACGCTTCCGCGCCGGTGAGTTTGGGGGTGATTTTCTTGTGCCGGGGGCGCAAATGCCGCCCCTGGGCAGCGCGCCGCAGGATAATCCCCAGGGGCGCTTCTGGTTCACCCACACTGAGAATGGCATCGCGGCGCTCTATAAAGTCTGCACCCACCTGGGTTGTCTGTTCAAATGGGTGGGGACGAACGACCGGTTTGAGTGCCCGTGCCATGGCTCCAAGTTTGAGGCCAGCGGCCTCTATATCGAGGGTCCCGCCCCGCGCAGCCTGGATCGCTTTGAGATCACCGTGGTGATGCAGGATGGCTCCACGGTGGAAAGTGATGCCAACGGCCTGGTTAAGCTGGAAAACCCGGCCCAGGTGCGGGAGTTCATTGTGCATACGGGACGCCGCATTCAGGGGCTGCCAGCCGGGCAGGAGTATGCCTAG
- a CDS encoding heme lyase CcmF/NrfE family subunit produces MLAELGIITTAVALLLAWYAVLASVWGAQSGSERWVYSARNAALLTWPLLTTACAAMIISQVNGDFHIEYVWATTERSSDLFFKLTALWGGQAGSLLFWSWVLSTFSGAALLWNWRSERRLMPYVIAFTMGTLGFFLILNVIIENPFTRLWQYPNGQVETALFQPAGAMPAIPRDGRGLNPLLRHPGMVFHPPTLYLGYVGMVIPWAFAMAALASGELSTHWIRATRRWILVAWLFLSLGLILGGRWAYDVLGWGGYWGWDPVENAALLPWLTGTAFLHSVMIQEKRGMLKVWNMALIILTFLLVILGTFSTRSGIVSSVHSFAQSPIGPPMFAFLAISALLSIGLWLYRWQRGELAAEHHLESWLSRESLFILNNLLFVAITVAVFWGSYAPIFTELFTGEKITLGPPYFNSVTAPLFAALYVLMGIAPLSAWGRTSTKRLGSAMLIPLLLTAALVILLVVFGMRNWMAILAYALVGFAGFVTLYEIWRGVKARAQRESWLVAAYRLFGRNRRRYGGYVIHLGVVVIGLGVIGSTIFQQETQRTLAEGEALTLGRYTMVYDQLTRAVAADGRVMTIAEVEVYDGNQLVATLRPRQDFFPNTEGMNTMTIAGSYSTLESDFYVLLVAWEEISQAGATFKVYLNPLVNLVWWGGIILIVGIMVAAWPEPDRLRAVREMSTVGSGTTSLRV; encoded by the coding sequence ATGCTTGCTGAACTGGGGATCATCACTACTGCCGTTGCGCTGTTGCTGGCCTGGTACGCGGTGTTGGCCAGCGTCTGGGGGGCACAATCGGGTAGCGAGCGCTGGGTCTACAGCGCCCGCAATGCGGCCCTGCTGACCTGGCCGCTGCTGACCACCGCCTGCGCCGCCATGATCATCAGCCAGGTCAACGGCGACTTTCACATTGAATATGTGTGGGCCACCACTGAGCGTTCCTCCGACCTCTTCTTTAAGCTGACGGCACTGTGGGGTGGGCAGGCCGGATCATTGCTGTTCTGGTCATGGGTACTCAGCACCTTTTCTGGGGCGGCGCTCCTGTGGAACTGGCGCAGTGAACGGCGGCTGATGCCCTATGTGATCGCTTTCACGATGGGCACGCTGGGCTTTTTCCTGATCCTGAACGTGATTATCGAAAATCCCTTCACCCGTCTGTGGCAGTATCCTAACGGCCAGGTGGAAACGGCGCTCTTCCAGCCGGCGGGAGCGATGCCGGCCATCCCGCGCGATGGGCGCGGCCTTAACCCGTTATTGCGTCACCCCGGCATGGTCTTTCACCCGCCGACGTTGTATCTGGGCTACGTGGGCATGGTGATCCCGTGGGCGTTTGCCATGGCTGCGCTGGCTTCTGGCGAACTGAGCACCCACTGGATCCGGGCGACGCGACGGTGGATCTTGGTTGCCTGGCTGTTTCTGAGCCTGGGGCTGATCCTGGGTGGACGCTGGGCGTACGACGTGCTAGGCTGGGGCGGCTACTGGGGCTGGGACCCGGTGGAAAACGCGGCCCTGCTGCCCTGGCTGACCGGCACGGCCTTCCTCCATAGCGTGATGATCCAGGAGAAGCGGGGGATGCTCAAGGTCTGGAACATGGCCCTGATCATCCTGACCTTCCTGCTGGTCATCCTGGGGACATTCAGCACGCGCAGCGGCATTGTGAGTAGCGTGCACAGCTTCGCCCAATCCCCGATCGGCCCGCCGATGTTCGCTTTCCTGGCGATCAGCGCGCTGCTGAGCATCGGCCTGTGGCTGTATCGCTGGCAGCGCGGCGAACTGGCCGCCGAGCATCATCTGGAGAGCTGGCTGAGTCGCGAGTCGCTGTTCATCCTCAACAACCTGCTCTTTGTGGCGATCACGGTGGCGGTCTTCTGGGGCAGCTACGCCCCGATCTTCACCGAGCTGTTCACTGGCGAGAAGATCACGCTAGGGCCACCTTACTTCAACAGCGTGACCGCGCCGCTGTTCGCTGCGCTATATGTGCTGATGGGGATCGCGCCGCTTTCTGCCTGGGGCCGGACTTCCACCAAGCGCCTGGGCAGCGCCATGTTGATCCCGCTGCTGCTGACCGCTGCGCTGGTTATCCTGCTGGTTGTCTTTGGGATGCGCAACTGGATGGCGATCCTGGCTTATGCGCTGGTAGGCTTTGCCGGGTTTGTGACCCTGTATGAGATCTGGCGCGGGGTGAAGGCGCGCGCCCAGCGCGAATCCTGGCTGGTGGCGGCCTACAGGCTGTTTGGCCGCAACCGTCGCCGTTACGGCGGGTATGTCATCCACCTGGGCGTGGTGGTGATCGGTCTGGGGGTGATCGGCAGCACGATCTTCCAGCAGGAAACGCAGCGCACCCTGGCCGAAGGCGAGGCGTTGACGCTGGGCCGTTACACGATGGTCTACGACCAGTTGACGCGGGCTGTTGCCGCGGATGGGCGGGTGATGACCATTGCCGAAGTCGAAGTCTACGATGGCAACCAGCTGGTTGCCACGCTGCGCCCCCGCCAGGATTTCTTCCCGAACACCGAAGGCATGAACACGATGACCATCGCCGGTTCCTACAGCACGCTGGAGAGCGACTTCTACGTGCTGCTGGTGGCCTGGGAGGAAATCAGCCAGGCCGGGGCAACGTTCAAGGTATACCTCAACCCACTGGTTAACCTGGTCTGGTGGGGTGGGATCATCCTGATTGTGGGGATTATGGTTGCGGCCTGGCCGGAACCGGATCGGCTGCGTGCTGTGCGGGAGATGAGCACGGTGGGGTCAGGGACGACCTCGTTGCGGGTTTAG
- a CDS encoding TlpA family protein disulfide reductase, which yields MSDVSAPDGNLSIPSEPAARPRRLSPFAVVILLLVVALLGVLGLRLIDANKTQPNHGPAPDFTLQIFDELGGGELRLSEQRGKVVVVNFWASWCGPCRVEAPDLQAVWEAYRDRGDVLIVGVDYVDNTADALAYIEEFGITYPNGPDLGTKISTAYRIQGVPETFVIGKDGNIFQFIFAGVTARDLSNIIDRALAQ from the coding sequence ATGAGCGATGTGAGCGCCCCTGATGGCAACCTGTCGATTCCCTCCGAACCGGCGGCCCGTCCACGGCGGTTGTCGCCCTTTGCCGTGGTCATCCTGCTGCTGGTGGTCGCGCTGCTGGGGGTGCTGGGGCTGCGCCTGATTGACGCCAACAAGACCCAGCCCAATCATGGCCCCGCGCCCGACTTCACCCTCCAGATCTTCGATGAGCTGGGTGGCGGAGAGCTGCGGTTGAGCGAACAGCGGGGCAAGGTGGTCGTTGTCAACTTCTGGGCCAGCTGGTGCGGCCCCTGCCGGGTAGAAGCGCCGGATCTACAGGCGGTGTGGGAAGCCTACCGCGACCGCGGGGATGTCCTGATCGTAGGCGTGGATTACGTGGACAACACCGCCGATGCCCTGGCCTACATCGAAGAATTCGGGATCACCTATCCCAATGGCCCTGACCTGGGCACCAAAATCTCCACGGCTTACCGCATCCAGGGCGTGCCGGAGACCTTCGTGATCGGCAAGGATGGCAACATCTTTCAGTTCATTTTTGCGGGCGTGACCGCCCGTGACCTGTCTAATATCATCGACCGCGCCCTGGCTCAGTGA
- a CDS encoding cytochrome bc complex cytochrome b subunit produces MSVLPFPSFLDDIKEKGARTAVSDLIDETVTRVTAGLNVRDIRELLRGEPPSRRPNPRLTPHADAFWMHMRPSYYHAAVTGVYPTLRLGWLTTYFFAVEIITGMFLMVFYTPSPLSAYDNMLNLLSNVPFGQFMRDLHRLGAEGMVMLVMLHMLRTYITGSYKRPRQFTWATGVILLLTTLILSFSGYLLPWDQLAFWAVTIGTSMAEAAPPEIVGKNVNLLLRGAPDIGAGGLLRFYLLHVFALPLATIIFLGVHYYKVVLHGHSLPPGEDEIGTDTAKRVPLERRVYFLPDILSNELMWVGAATFILVVLVVWFYHAPLESHADPQVTPLHTTAPWYFLWLQGLLKLGDKVFFGLVIPTLLFLFLLVMPYIDVGKSRRYAHRRLGLSLSMLAVAGFVILSWMGSPEYGVETSGDQEIAQILAPMEGVGPLRSVPFDELIPGTYHTLALDDAAAAASLTTRFEAEGRNMEMFTISAVPEDAPHLLSVLESFDRMFDTLGRDLPNAWGVLYIQDWQTDLKRIEIYIEWDTPLLTQNGEIARDAQGNILLELDENGNPIRASSGKAIYVHARSNYFGGGH; encoded by the coding sequence ATGTCTGTTTTGCCGTTTCCCTCGTTTCTGGATGACATCAAAGAAAAAGGCGCGCGCACAGCAGTTTCTGATTTAATTGATGAAACCGTCACGCGGGTGACCGCCGGCCTGAATGTCCGCGACATCCGCGAATTGCTGCGTGGGGAGCCGCCCAGCCGCCGCCCCAACCCGCGCCTGACCCCTCACGCCGATGCCTTCTGGATGCACATGCGGCCCAGCTACTACCATGCTGCGGTGACCGGTGTGTATCCCACTTTGCGGCTGGGCTGGCTGACCACCTATTTCTTTGCGGTGGAGATCATCACCGGCATGTTCCTGATGGTCTTCTACACACCCTCGCCGCTCTCCGCCTACGACAACATGCTCAACCTGTTGAGCAACGTGCCGTTTGGCCAGTTCATGCGGGATTTGCACCGCCTGGGCGCGGAAGGCATGGTCATGCTGGTGATGCTGCACATGCTGCGTACGTACATCACCGGCAGCTATAAGCGACCGCGCCAGTTCACCTGGGCGACCGGCGTGATCCTGCTGCTGACGACGCTGATCCTGAGCTTTTCCGGCTACCTGCTGCCCTGGGATCAACTGGCTTTCTGGGCGGTGACAATTGGCACCAGCATGGCCGAGGCGGCGCCGCCAGAGATCGTGGGCAAGAACGTCAACCTGCTGTTGCGCGGCGCGCCGGATATTGGTGCGGGTGGCTTGCTGCGTTTCTATCTGCTGCATGTTTTTGCTCTGCCGCTGGCAACAATCATCTTCCTGGGGGTGCACTACTACAAGGTTGTCCTGCACGGCCACAGCCTGCCACCGGGCGAGGACGAGATCGGGACGGACACCGCCAAGCGTGTACCGCTGGAGCGGCGGGTGTACTTCCTGCCGGATATTCTCTCTAACGAATTGATGTGGGTCGGAGCGGCTACCTTCATCCTGGTTGTACTGGTTGTGTGGTTCTACCATGCGCCGCTGGAGAGCCACGCCGATCCGCAGGTGACGCCGTTGCACACCACCGCGCCCTGGTACTTCCTGTGGCTACAGGGGCTGCTCAAACTGGGCGACAAGGTGTTCTTTGGCCTGGTGATCCCCACGCTGTTGTTCCTTTTCCTGCTGGTGATGCCATACATTGACGTTGGCAAGAGCCGCCGCTACGCGCACCGGCGGCTGGGGCTGTCCCTTTCCATGCTGGCGGTGGCCGGGTTCGTGATCCTGAGCTGGATGGGGTCCCCGGAATACGGGGTTGAGACTTCCGGTGACCAGGAGATCGCCCAGATACTGGCGCCGATGGAAGGCGTTGGCCCGTTGCGTTCGGTTCCCTTCGACGAACTGATCCCCGGTACGTATCACACTTTGGCGCTGGATGATGCCGCGGCGGCGGCCAGCCTGACGACCCGGTTTGAGGCTGAGGGCCGCAACATGGAGATGTTCACCATCTCTGCCGTGCCGGAAGACGCCCCCCATCTGCTGAGCGTGTTGGAATCGTTTGACAGGATGTTTGATACGCTGGGCCGCGACCTGCCCAACGCCTGGGGGGTGCTCTACATACAGGACTGGCAGACAGATTTGAAGCGTATCGAAATCTATATCGAGTGGGATACGCCACTGCTTACGCAGAACGGCGAAATTGCGCGGGACGCCCAGGGCAATATCCTGCTTGAGCTTGACGAGAACGGCAACCCGATCCGCGCCAGCTCCGGCAAGGCGATCTACGTGCATGCCCGGTCGAATTACTTTGGCGGTGGTCACTGA